Proteins encoded by one window of Melospiza georgiana isolate bMelGeo1 chromosome 18, bMelGeo1.pri, whole genome shotgun sequence:
- the TPST2 gene encoding protein-tyrosine sulfotransferase 2 isoform X1, whose product MLGVGCPGQDARCGVLSAGCSVLHAQDRMLGAGCSVQDARCWVPRQDARCGVPSAGCSVLDAQDRMLGAGCSVQDARCWVLSAGCSVLDAQDRMLGAGCPGQDARCWVPRTGCSVLGAQDRMLGAGYSVQDAQCSVQTVVLGAGCSAQCRVAEVPTGCSVHRTQCRMHSRWDRVLSAGFSSYLCPPILLFGTRCPLPPPVAPLWQPSTKLCPHNLSTAIHRGTHGLGLSICPGVQSSARVGTAHLYQDERGGLGRVGAQWEAAPAGLGEHQPLLRLERCWQHRGRGGCGMRVPWQGCRWASEQLRWHLGAHTKHWRSPGSAHLLLCPVWQGCDIHALSSSSSLGLMAGVAGTGASSMSWAALLGRQGMVCITEAFALSLSVFVCVLRLCPKVISQLETPSDASPCQALLAAWTRFQEESPPSAQPCCSLLLRHRATSCCWSPAGGDALHSIRKEVTNKCVCVSVRVSVPGQDLELFLEQVFWWPRVQHEAQLEAP is encoded by the exons ATGCTCGGTGTGGGATGCCCAGGACAGGATGCTCGGTGCGGGGTGCTCAGTGCAGGATGCTCGGTGCTCCATGCCCAGGACAGGATGCTTGGTGCGGGGTGCTCAGTGCAGGATGCTCGGTGCTGGGTGCCCAGGCAGGATGCTCGGTGCGGGGTGCCCAGTGCAGGATGCTCGGTGCTGGATGCCCAGGACAGGATGCTCGGTGCTGGGTGCTCAGTGCAGGATGCTCGGTGCTGGGTGCTCAGTGCAGGATGCTCAGTGCTGGATGCCCAGGACAGGATGCTCGGTGCTGGATGCCCAGGACAGGATGCTCGGTGCTGGGTGCCCAGGACAGGATGCTCGGTGCTGGGTGCCCAGGACAGGATGCTTGGTGCGGGGTACTCAGTGCAGGATGCTCAGTGCTCAGTTCAGACCGTAGTGCTGGGTGCAGGGTGCTCAGCACAGTGCAGGGTTGCTGAGGTGCCCACAGGGTGCTCAGTGCACAGAACACAGTGCAGGATGCACAGCAGGTGGGACAGGGTGCTCAGTGCAGGGTTTTCCTCGTACCTTTGTCCTCCCATTCTGCTCTTTGGCACACGGTGCCCTCTCCCCCCTCCCGTGGCACCCCTCTGGCAGCCCAGCACCAAGCTGTGCCCCCATAACCTGAGCACTGCCATACACAGAGGCACCCATGGGTTGGGGCTGTCCATCTGTCCAGGTGTCCAGAGCTCGGCCAGGGTTGGGACTGCCCATCTATACCAGGATGAGCGTGGtggcctgggcagggtgggtgcCCAGTGGGAGGCTGCACCTGCGGGTCTTGGGGAGCATCAGCCTCTGCTGAGGCTTGAGAGGTGTTGGCAGCACCGAGGTCGGGGTGGCTGTGGGATGCGAGTCCCTTGGCAGGGGTGCAGATGGGCTTCTGAGCAGCTGCGTTGGCACCTTGGAGCCCACACAAAGCACTGGCGctctcctggcagtgcccatctGTTACTGTGCCCTGTGTGGCAGGGATGTGACATCCACGCTTTGTCCAGCTCAAGCTCCTTGGGACTCATGGCTGGAGTTGCTGGCACTGGGGCCAGCAGCATGAGCtgggctgccctcctgggcaggcaggggatgGTTTGCATCACAGAGGCCTTTGCTCTGTCCCTCTCCGTGTTTGTTTGTGTGCTCAGGCTCTGTCCAAAAGTCATCTCACAGCTTGAAACCCCTTCAGACGCCTCCCcgtgccaggccctgctggctgctTGGACTCGGTTTCAGGAGGAGAGtcctccctcagcacagccgtgctgctccctcctgctcagGCACCGAGCAACG agctgctgttggagcCCAGCTGGTGGTGACGCCCTGCACAGCATCAGGAAGGAAGTCACAAACAAGTgcgtctgtgtgtctgtccgtgtgtctgtgcCTGGGCAGGATCTGGAGCTGTTTCTGGAGCAG GTGTTCTGGTGGCCACGGGTTCAGCATGAAGCTCAACTAGAAGCAccatga
- the CRYBA4 gene encoding beta-crystallin A4 — protein sequence MSHRCKKSSGLWKMVVWDEPFFQGKKHEFTTDCYSTPEHGFSTVRSCKIESGAWAGFEHCGFQGQQFVLERGEYPCWEAWSGSNAYHVERMCSFRPIACADHGRSRLMLFEEENFQGKRAEMSDDCPSLPALGWGSSTVGSFLVRSGAWVCSQYPGYRGFQYLLESDSPAGEYKHVREWGSHAQTGQVQSIRRVQQ from the exons ATGAGCCACCGCTGCAAGAAATCCTCCGGCCTCTGGAAG ATGGTGGTGTGGGATGAGCCTTTCTTCCAGGGCAAGAAGCACGAGTTCACCACCGACTGCTACAGCACCCCCGAGCACGGCTTCAGCACCGTGCGCTCCTGCAAGATCGAGAGCGGGGC GTGGGCAGGCTTCGAGCACTGCGGCTTCCAGGGGCAGCAGTTCGTGCTGGAGCGCGGCGAGTACCCGTGCTGGGAGGCGTGGAGCGGCAGCAACGCCTACCACGTGGAGAGGATGTGTTCATTCCGCCCCATCGCCTGTGCC GACCACGGACGGAGCAGGTTGATGCTCTTTGAGGAGGAGAACTTCCAGGGCAAGCGGGCTGAGATGAGCGATGACTGCCCCTCGCTGCCcgccctgggatggggcagcagcaCCGTGGGCTCCTTCCTTGTCCGCTCCGGAGC GTGGGTCTGCTCGCAGTACCCGGGCTACCGGGGCTTCCAGTACCTGCTGGAGAGCGACAGCCCCGCGGGCGAGTACAAGCACGTGCGGGAGTGGGGGTCCCACGCGCAGACGGGCCAGGTGCAGTCCATCCGCAGGGTCCAGCAGTGA
- the CRYBB1 gene encoding beta-crystallin B1: MSETTKPAAPGQAADDKEKAAPAPTPSLDPAPVANSKGEEPSPEAFRIVVFDQENFQGRQMEFTAECLNLADRGFDRVRSVIVTSGPWVAYEQANMRGEMFILEKGEYPRWDTWSSSYRSDCFMSMRPIKMEAEDHKISLYESADFKGNKMEIQEDDVPSLWAYGFCDRVGSVQVPSGTWVGYQYPGYRGYQYLFETGDFRHWNEWSAFQPQIQSIRRIRDMQWDQKGTFVTPDAPSD, from the exons ATGTCTGAGACCACAAAACCCGCTGCTCCCGGCCAGGCTGCGGATGACAAGGagaaggcagctcctgctccaacCCCATCCCTCGACCCTGCTCCTGTCGCAAACAGCAAGGGCGAGGAGCCCTCCCCAGAAGCCTTCAGG ATTGTTGTCTTCGACCAGGAGAACTTCCAGGGCAGGCAGATGGAGTTCACCGCCGAGTGCCTGAACCTGGCTGACCGTGGCTTCGACCGGGTGCGCAGTGTCATTGTCACCTCCGGACC CTGGGTGGCCTACGAGCAGGCCAACATGCGTGGGGAgatgttcatcctggagaagggcGAGTACCCTCGCTGGGACACCTGGTCCAGCAGCTACCGGAGCGACTGCTTCATGTCCATGCGTCCCATCAAAATG GAGGCTGAGGACCACAAAATCTCCCTCTACGAGTCTGCTGACTTCAAGGGCAACAAGATGGAAATCCAGGAGGACGACGTGCCCAGCCTCTGGGCTTATGGCTTCTGCGACCGCGTGGGCAGCGTGCAGGTGCCCAGTGGAAC TTGGGTCGGGTACCAGTACCCTGGCTACAGAGGCTACCAGTACCTCTTTGAGACCGGAGACTTCCGACACTGGAACGAGTGGTCTGCCTTCCAGCCCCAGATCCAGTCCATCCGCCGCATCCGGGACATGCAGTGGGACCAGAAGGGCACCTTTGTCACCCCCGACGCGCCCTCCGACTGA
- the TPST2 gene encoding protein-tyrosine sulfotransferase 2 isoform X2 produces MLGVGCPGQDARCGVLSAGCSVLHAQDRMLGAGCSVQDARCWVPRQDARCGVPSAGCSVLDAQDRMLGAGCSVQDARCWVLSAGCSVLDAQDRMLGAGCPGQDARCWVPRTGCSVLGAQDRMLGAGYSVQDAQCSVQTVVLGAGCSAQCRVAEVPTGCSVHRTQCRMHSRWDRVLSAGFSSYLCPPILLFGTRCPLPPPVAPLWQPSTKLCPHNLSTAIHRGTHGLGLSICPGVQSSARVGTAHLYQDERGGLGRVGAQWEAAPAGLGEHQPLLRLERCWQHRGRGGCGMRVPWQGCRWASEQLRWHLGAHTKHWRSPGSAHLLLCPVWQGCDIHALSSSSSLGLMAGVAGTGASSMSWAALLGRQGMVCITEAFALSLSVFVCVLRLCPKVISQLETPSDASPCQALLAAWTRFQEESPPSAQPCCSLLLRHRATVFWWPRVQHEAQLEAP; encoded by the exons ATGCTCGGTGTGGGATGCCCAGGACAGGATGCTCGGTGCGGGGTGCTCAGTGCAGGATGCTCGGTGCTCCATGCCCAGGACAGGATGCTTGGTGCGGGGTGCTCAGTGCAGGATGCTCGGTGCTGGGTGCCCAGGCAGGATGCTCGGTGCGGGGTGCCCAGTGCAGGATGCTCGGTGCTGGATGCCCAGGACAGGATGCTCGGTGCTGGGTGCTCAGTGCAGGATGCTCGGTGCTGGGTGCTCAGTGCAGGATGCTCAGTGCTGGATGCCCAGGACAGGATGCTCGGTGCTGGATGCCCAGGACAGGATGCTCGGTGCTGGGTGCCCAGGACAGGATGCTCGGTGCTGGGTGCCCAGGACAGGATGCTTGGTGCGGGGTACTCAGTGCAGGATGCTCAGTGCTCAGTTCAGACCGTAGTGCTGGGTGCAGGGTGCTCAGCACAGTGCAGGGTTGCTGAGGTGCCCACAGGGTGCTCAGTGCACAGAACACAGTGCAGGATGCACAGCAGGTGGGACAGGGTGCTCAGTGCAGGGTTTTCCTCGTACCTTTGTCCTCCCATTCTGCTCTTTGGCACACGGTGCCCTCTCCCCCCTCCCGTGGCACCCCTCTGGCAGCCCAGCACCAAGCTGTGCCCCCATAACCTGAGCACTGCCATACACAGAGGCACCCATGGGTTGGGGCTGTCCATCTGTCCAGGTGTCCAGAGCTCGGCCAGGGTTGGGACTGCCCATCTATACCAGGATGAGCGTGGtggcctgggcagggtgggtgcCCAGTGGGAGGCTGCACCTGCGGGTCTTGGGGAGCATCAGCCTCTGCTGAGGCTTGAGAGGTGTTGGCAGCACCGAGGTCGGGGTGGCTGTGGGATGCGAGTCCCTTGGCAGGGGTGCAGATGGGCTTCTGAGCAGCTGCGTTGGCACCTTGGAGCCCACACAAAGCACTGGCGctctcctggcagtgcccatctGTTACTGTGCCCTGTGTGGCAGGGATGTGACATCCACGCTTTGTCCAGCTCAAGCTCCTTGGGACTCATGGCTGGAGTTGCTGGCACTGGGGCCAGCAGCATGAGCtgggctgccctcctgggcaggcaggggatgGTTTGCATCACAGAGGCCTTTGCTCTGTCCCTCTCCGTGTTTGTTTGTGTGCTCAGGCTCTGTCCAAAAGTCATCTCACAGCTTGAAACCCCTTCAGACGCCTCCCcgtgccaggccctgctggctgctTGGACTCGGTTTCAGGAGGAGAGtcctccctcagcacagccgtgctgctccctcctgctcagGCACCGAGCAACG GTGTTCTGGTGGCCACGGGTTCAGCATGAAGCTCAACTAGAAGCAccatga